In one Arachis duranensis cultivar V14167 chromosome 9, aradu.V14167.gnm2.J7QH, whole genome shotgun sequence genomic region, the following are encoded:
- the LOC107466439 gene encoding heterogeneous nuclear ribonucleoprotein 1, whose protein sequence is MDSDQGKLFIGGISWDTNEDKLKDHFCNYGDVTNASVMRDKNTGKPRGFAFVEFADPSVLDRVLQDKHVIDGRTVDAKRALSREDQQVSVTSRGGNSHSGWNSGGNGGNTRTKKIFVGGLPPTLTEEKFRQYFESYGHVTDVVVMFDQNTGRPRGFGFISFDNEEAVDRVLHKTFHDLYGKQVEVKRALPKDANPGSTGRGGGGGAGGYQGYGSSGGSQNAYDGRMDSSRYIQPQSAAGGFPPYGSAGYSAPGYGYGPANNGIGYGAYGSYGGVAAGYGGAGSAAYGNPNVANAAYTGGAPGGPRSSWPAQAASGYGSMGYGNTAAWGAPGGVAGSGGSGPGSATAGQSPGGAAGYGNQGYGYGGYGSDSSYGNPSGYGAVGGRTGGTPNSNSSNAGGNELQGSGGSGSYMGSGYGDANGHSSYGNAGWRSEQTQRSGNYGTPQGNGSHGGQVGYGGGYAGAQSRQAQQQ, encoded by the exons ATGGATTCGGATCAGGGGAAGCTATTCATCGGAGGGATTTCGTGGGACACCAATGAGGACAAGTTGAAGGACCATTTCTGCAACTATGGTGACGTCACCAACGCCTCCGTCATGAGGGACAAGAACACCGGCAAGCCCAGAGGCTTCGCCTTTGTTGAATTCGCCGATCCCTCTGTTCTCGATAGGGTCCTCCAAGATAAGCATGTCATTGATGGCAGAACG GTTGATGCTAAGAGGGCCTTATCAAGAGAGGATCAACAAGTTTCTGTCACTTCAAGAGGTGGAAATTCTCATTCTGGTTGGAATTCTGGTGGAAATGGTGGAAACACGAGGACCAAGAAGATATTTGTTGGAGGGTTGCCTCCCACACTGACAGAGGAAAAATTTCGTCAATACTTTGAGTCATATGGTCATGTAACTGATGTAGTAGTTATGTTTGACCAGAATACTGGACGACCACGTGGATTTGgttttatttcatttgacaATGAGGAGGCAGTTGATAGGGTTTTGCACAAGACATTTCATGATTTATATGGTAAGCAAGTAGAGGTGAAGCGTGCActtcctaaagatgccaatcCTGGTTCAACTGGCCGTGGTGGAGGTGGTGGCGCAGGAGGGTATCAAGGGTATGGATCATCTGGTGGCAGCCAGAATGCTTATGATGGTCGTATGGATTCTAGTAGGTATATTCAGCCTCAAAGTGCTGCTGGTGGATTCCCACCTTATGGTTCTGCTGGCTATAGTGCGCCTGGGTATGGTTATGGTCCAGCCAATAATGGCATTGGCTACGGTGCATATGGAAGTTATGGTGGTGTTGCTGCTGGGTATGGTGGAGCTGGCAGTGCAGCTTATGGGAATCCAAATGTTGCTAACGCTGCTTACACTGGTGGTGCACCTGGTGGTCCAAGGAGTTCATGGCCTGCTCAGGCTGCTTCTGGCTATGGGTCTATGGGCTATGGGAACACTGCTGCGTGGGGTGCTCCAGGTGGCGTTGCTGGATCTGGCGGCAGTGGTCCTGGTTCAGCAACTGCAGGTCAATCTCCTGGCGGAGCTGCTGGCTACGGGAATCAAGGATATGGATATGGTGGGTATGGTAGTGATAGTTCTTATGGGAATCCCAGCGGATATGGTGCTGTTGGAGGGCGTACTGGGGGTACCCCAAATAGTAATTCTAGCAATGCTGGTGGGAATGAACTACAAGGTAGTGGTGGCAGTGGGAGCTATATGGGAAGTGGTTATGGGGATGCAAATGGACATTCAAGTTATGGAAATGCTGGTTGGAGATCTGAACAAACTCAACGGTCTGGAAACTATGGGACTCCTCAGGGAAATGGCTCTCATGGTGGGCAAGTTGGTTATGGTGGTGGGTATGCTGGTGCTCAGTCACGACAAGCTCAACAACAGTAA